From Phycodurus eques isolate BA_2022a chromosome 1, UOR_Pequ_1.1, whole genome shotgun sequence, one genomic window encodes:
- the LOC133400063 gene encoding nuclear factor 7, brain-like isoform X3, with protein MLCQRPCLKGFLDAHHQCPQCRASLASGEEVKRLSTNFILLSLAEKAKLEGIGTEQLTGKPEVADMCLEHDEKLKLYCVTDKQLICIICRDCERHGGHAFKPIKEAAASLKNKLEEGLCHFAVDIKNLESLVNAQREKIEATKQRSCQLLSQISAQFTELHQFLEKREKEVKDEVKLQENNDVVRMTKMLNTMAAALSESRAMQGRAASFLEISNPEKFLKDWVEYNGVIVSVNDYKVVEASLYLGPYETHLKFLVWKEMLQVIKPREEQLVLKEQGLGLTVSSDGRSLLHSFHSQMQFPNSLKNFGGDYQRSPRFAFRQDGNLLYGGFASSENTFTSGQHYWEIEVGQIGLTGFWEVGIRDHIIKYDAGNLSTSCPEGVTPLTLQNIPRKIGIYLDCSSHKLAFYNATDMTHIHTVSTKDSAESSTSAFLKIQYRTPNIIPFTASWY; from the exons ATGCTGTGCCAAAG ACCGTGCCTGAAAGGCTTTTTGGACGCACATCACCAGTGTCCGCAATGTCGGGCCTCGCTCGCCTCCGGGGAGGAAGTGAAACGTTTATCTACCAACTTCATCTTGCTCAGCCTCGCTGAAAAAGCCAAACTAGAAGGGATCGGCACAGAGCAGCTTACAGGAAAACCCGAG GTTGCTGACATGTGCCTGGAGCATGACGAGAAGCTGAAACTGTATTGTGTGACTGACAAGCAGCTGATTTGCATCATATGTCGAGATTGCGAGCGGCATGGAGGACACGCATTCAAACCCATCAAAGAAGCAGCCGCGTCTTTGAAGAACAAGTTGGAGGAAGGACTGTGCCACTTTGCTGTAGATATAAAAAATTTGGAGAGCTTGGTAAACGCTCAGAGGGAGAAGATAGAGGCAACTAAACAGAGGTCTTGTCAACTGCTGAGCCAAATCAGTGCGCAGTTTACAGAGCTGCACCAGTTTTtggaaaagagagagaaggaggTGAAGGATGAAGTCAAACTCCAAGAGAACAATGATGTGGTGCGAATGACCAAAATGCTGAACACTATGGCGGCAGCGCTGTCCGAGAGTAGAGCGATGCAGGGTAGAGCGGCCTCTTTTCTGGAAATTTCCAACCCTGAGAAGTTTTTGAAGGACTGGGTTGAATATAACGGCGTGATAGTGAGCGTGAACGATTACAAAGTGGTGGAAGCCTCTCTTTACTTGGGACCTTACGAGACTCACCTGAAGTTTTTGGTTTGGAAAGAGATGCTTCAGGTGATAAAGCCTCGAGAAGAACAGCTTGTGCTCAAAGAACAGGGTCTCGGGCTCACTGTGTCTAGTGATGGACGCAGTCTGCTCCATAGTTTCCACAGTCAAATGCAATTTCCAAACTCACTCAAGAACTTCGGAGGTGACTATCAGAGAAGCCCACGCTTTGCCTTCAGACAAGATGGCAATCTTTTATATGGGGGATTTGCCAGCAGCGAGAACACATTCACGTCAGGGCAGCACTACTGGGAAATTGAAGTCGGCCAAATTGGCCTAACTGGCTTTTGGGAAGTGGGGATACGGGATCATATTATCAAATATGATGCTGGAAATCTTTCCACCAGTTGTCCAGAAGGTGTAACGCCACTAACTCTCCAAAACATACCACGAAAGATCGGGATTTATCTGGACTGCTCATCCCACAAACTCGCTTTCTACAACGCGACCGACATGACACACATCCACACGGTCAGCACGAAGGACTCGGCAGAATCCTCAACTTCAGCTTTcctaaaaatacaatacagaaCCCCAAATATCATCCCTTTTACAGCCTCTTGGTACTAG
- the LOC133400063 gene encoding nuclear factor 7, brain-like isoform X2, translating to MPMKVRPCLKGFLDAHHQCPQCRASLASGEEVKRLSTNFILLSLAEKAKLEGIGTEQLTGKPEVADMCLEHDEKLKLYCVTDKQLICIICRDCERHGGHAFKPIKEAAASLKNKLEEGLCHFAVDIKNLESLVNAQREKIEATKQRSCQLLSQISAQFTELHQFLEKREKEVKDEVKLQENNDVVRMTKMLNTMAAALSESRAMQGRAASFLEISNPEKFLKDWVEYNGVIVSVNDYKVVEASLYLGPYETHLKFLVWKEMLQVIKPREEQLVLKEQGLGLTVSSDGRSLLHSFHSQMQFPNSLKNFGGDYQRSPRFAFRQDGNLLYGGFASSENTFTSGQHYWEIEVGQIGLTGFWEVGIRDHIIKYDAGNLSTSCPEGVTPLTLQNIPRKIGIYLDCSSHKLAFYNATDMTHIHTVSTKDSAESSTSAFLKIQYRTPNIIPFTASWY from the exons ATGCCAATGAAGGTAAG ACCGTGCCTGAAAGGCTTTTTGGACGCACATCACCAGTGTCCGCAATGTCGGGCCTCGCTCGCCTCCGGGGAGGAAGTGAAACGTTTATCTACCAACTTCATCTTGCTCAGCCTCGCTGAAAAAGCCAAACTAGAAGGGATCGGCACAGAGCAGCTTACAGGAAAACCCGAG GTTGCTGACATGTGCCTGGAGCATGACGAGAAGCTGAAACTGTATTGTGTGACTGACAAGCAGCTGATTTGCATCATATGTCGAGATTGCGAGCGGCATGGAGGACACGCATTCAAACCCATCAAAGAAGCAGCCGCGTCTTTGAAGAACAAGTTGGAGGAAGGACTGTGCCACTTTGCTGTAGATATAAAAAATTTGGAGAGCTTGGTAAACGCTCAGAGGGAGAAGATAGAGGCAACTAAACAGAGGTCTTGTCAACTGCTGAGCCAAATCAGTGCGCAGTTTACAGAGCTGCACCAGTTTTtggaaaagagagagaaggaggTGAAGGATGAAGTCAAACTCCAAGAGAACAATGATGTGGTGCGAATGACCAAAATGCTGAACACTATGGCGGCAGCGCTGTCCGAGAGTAGAGCGATGCAGGGTAGAGCGGCCTCTTTTCTGGAAATTTCCAACCCTGAGAAGTTTTTGAAGGACTGGGTTGAATATAACGGCGTGATAGTGAGCGTGAACGATTACAAAGTGGTGGAAGCCTCTCTTTACTTGGGACCTTACGAGACTCACCTGAAGTTTTTGGTTTGGAAAGAGATGCTTCAGGTGATAAAGCCTCGAGAAGAACAGCTTGTGCTCAAAGAACAGGGTCTCGGGCTCACTGTGTCTAGTGATGGACGCAGTCTGCTCCATAGTTTCCACAGTCAAATGCAATTTCCAAACTCACTCAAGAACTTCGGAGGTGACTATCAGAGAAGCCCACGCTTTGCCTTCAGACAAGATGGCAATCTTTTATATGGGGGATTTGCCAGCAGCGAGAACACATTCACGTCAGGGCAGCACTACTGGGAAATTGAAGTCGGCCAAATTGGCCTAACTGGCTTTTGGGAAGTGGGGATACGGGATCATATTATCAAATATGATGCTGGAAATCTTTCCACCAGTTGTCCAGAAGGTGTAACGCCACTAACTCTCCAAAACATACCACGAAAGATCGGGATTTATCTGGACTGCTCATCCCACAAACTCGCTTTCTACAACGCGACCGACATGACACACATCCACACGGTCAGCACGAAGGACTCGGCAGAATCCTCAACTTCAGCTTTcctaaaaatacaatacagaaCCCCAAATATCATCCCTTTTACAGCCTCTTGGTACTAG
- the LOC133400063 gene encoding nuclear factor 7, brain-like isoform X1, with amino-acid sequence MASASFTDDLTCSICLNIFTDPVTLPCGHSFCRPCLKGFLDAHHQCPQCRASLASGEEVKRLSTNFILLSLAEKAKLEGIGTEQLTGKPEVADMCLEHDEKLKLYCVTDKQLICIICRDCERHGGHAFKPIKEAAASLKNKLEEGLCHFAVDIKNLESLVNAQREKIEATKQRSCQLLSQISAQFTELHQFLEKREKEVKDEVKLQENNDVVRMTKMLNTMAAALSESRAMQGRAASFLEISNPEKFLKDWVEYNGVIVSVNDYKVVEASLYLGPYETHLKFLVWKEMLQVIKPREEQLVLKEQGLGLTVSSDGRSLLHSFHSQMQFPNSLKNFGGDYQRSPRFAFRQDGNLLYGGFASSENTFTSGQHYWEIEVGQIGLTGFWEVGIRDHIIKYDAGNLSTSCPEGVTPLTLQNIPRKIGIYLDCSSHKLAFYNATDMTHIHTVSTKDSAESSTSAFLKIQYRTPNIIPFTASWY; translated from the exons ATGGCCTCTGCTTCTTTCACAGACGACTTGACTTGTTCCATTTGTCTGAACATTTTTACCGATCCAGTGACTCTTCCCTGCGGCCACTCTTTCTGCAGACCGTGCCTGAAAGGCTTTTTGGACGCACATCACCAGTGTCCGCAATGTCGGGCCTCGCTCGCCTCCGGGGAGGAAGTGAAACGTTTATCTACCAACTTCATCTTGCTCAGCCTCGCTGAAAAAGCCAAACTAGAAGGGATCGGCACAGAGCAGCTTACAGGAAAACCCGAG GTTGCTGACATGTGCCTGGAGCATGACGAGAAGCTGAAACTGTATTGTGTGACTGACAAGCAGCTGATTTGCATCATATGTCGAGATTGCGAGCGGCATGGAGGACACGCATTCAAACCCATCAAAGAAGCAGCCGCGTCTTTGAAGAACAAGTTGGAGGAAGGACTGTGCCACTTTGCTGTAGATATAAAAAATTTGGAGAGCTTGGTAAACGCTCAGAGGGAGAAGATAGAGGCAACTAAACAGAGGTCTTGTCAACTGCTGAGCCAAATCAGTGCGCAGTTTACAGAGCTGCACCAGTTTTtggaaaagagagagaaggaggTGAAGGATGAAGTCAAACTCCAAGAGAACAATGATGTGGTGCGAATGACCAAAATGCTGAACACTATGGCGGCAGCGCTGTCCGAGAGTAGAGCGATGCAGGGTAGAGCGGCCTCTTTTCTGGAAATTTCCAACCCTGAGAAGTTTTTGAAGGACTGGGTTGAATATAACGGCGTGATAGTGAGCGTGAACGATTACAAAGTGGTGGAAGCCTCTCTTTACTTGGGACCTTACGAGACTCACCTGAAGTTTTTGGTTTGGAAAGAGATGCTTCAGGTGATAAAGCCTCGAGAAGAACAGCTTGTGCTCAAAGAACAGGGTCTCGGGCTCACTGTGTCTAGTGATGGACGCAGTCTGCTCCATAGTTTCCACAGTCAAATGCAATTTCCAAACTCACTCAAGAACTTCGGAGGTGACTATCAGAGAAGCCCACGCTTTGCCTTCAGACAAGATGGCAATCTTTTATATGGGGGATTTGCCAGCAGCGAGAACACATTCACGTCAGGGCAGCACTACTGGGAAATTGAAGTCGGCCAAATTGGCCTAACTGGCTTTTGGGAAGTGGGGATACGGGATCATATTATCAAATATGATGCTGGAAATCTTTCCACCAGTTGTCCAGAAGGTGTAACGCCACTAACTCTCCAAAACATACCACGAAAGATCGGGATTTATCTGGACTGCTCATCCCACAAACTCGCTTTCTACAACGCGACCGACATGACACACATCCACACGGTCAGCACGAAGGACTCGGCAGAATCCTCAACTTCAGCTTTcctaaaaatacaatacagaaCCCCAAATATCATCCCTTTTACAGCCTCTTGGTACTAG